The DNA region ACTGGAAGGCGGCGACTACGGCAGTCGCGAGTTCTCGACCGACGGGGGCGTCTGGACCGTGAAGTACGAGGGCGGCGACCTGGAGTACCTCCGGTTCTCGCCCCGCGGCGGCGACGACGTGTACGCCGTCTCGACGAAACACCCGCCCGAGCCGACGGCGCTGGCGACCGCGCTCGACGACTACGACGCGTTCGTCCGAGCGTTCAACGACCACGTCGCGGGCGCGGCGGGCGTCCTCGACGACGTGTCCGTCGAGTTCCCGGAACCGGCGTCGGCCGAGCGCGCCGTCGCCGAGCGCGACCGCGTGCTCGATGCGATCCACGACGTGTGCGACCGGATCGCCGGCGAGCTTCACCGGTACGAGGGCGGCGAGTACGGCACCTTCACCACCCGGGTCGACGGCGACCGCTGGGAACTCAACTGGGACCGCGAGGGGGTGTCGTATCTCCGAGTCGGGGGCGAAGGCGGCGTCTACCTCCTCTCGCAGTACGCGGCCCCGTCGGCGACGGACGTGCGCCGGTACGCGCCGAACGTTCGAGGGCTCGTCGCGGCGTACAACGACCACGTCGCGGACCTGGAGGCGGACCTGGCGCGCGTCGAGCTGTGAGGACGCGGACGGACCGTGACCCGGCCGAGCTCAGAGGCCGGCGTAGGGGCCGCCCTTCGCCTCGGTGAGCCGGTCGACCTGCTCGTCGGAGAGGTCGATCGTCGCGGCCGCGAGGTTCTCCTCCAACTGGTCGACGGTCCGTGCGCCGACGATCGGCGCTGTGACGCCGTCGCGGTGAGAGAGCCACGCGAGAGCGGTCTGTGCAGGCGAGGCGTCGACCTCGTCGGCGACGGCGTCGAGTTCGTCGTGCACGTCGAAGTTCTCCTCGGTGAGGTACGCCTCCTCGAAGCGGCCGGACTCGGCGGCGCGCGACTCGCCGGTGAGACCGTCCTCGCGGTCGTACTTCCCGGTGAGGAAGCCCTGGCCCAGCGGGCTCCACGGACAGACGGCGAGCCCCTCGTCGCGGGCCATCTCCAGGTAGTCTCCTTCGATCTCCCGGTCGACGAGGTTGTACCGCGGCTGTAGCACCGAGAACGGCTCCCAGCCCTCGTCGCGGGCGATCTGGTTGGCGCGGGCGATCTTCCAGGCGTCCGGGCGCAGCGTCGACGCGCCGAGGTAGTGGACCTTCCCCGACTCGACGAGGCCGTTCAGCGTCCGCAGCAGCTCCCGGGTGTTCGTCGAGTCGTCCCAGCGGTGGATGTACAGCACGTCGACGTAGTCGGTGCCGAGCCGGTCGAGCAGGGCGTCGATCCGGTGGCGGATGTTCTTTCGGTTCGTTCCCCAGCTGTTGGGGTCGTCGTCGCGGATCTGCCAGAAGATCTTCGAGGCGACGGTGTAGCGCTCGCGGTCGCGGTCGGCGAGCCAGTCGCCGATCCA from Halobaculum sp. CBA1158 includes:
- a CDS encoding aldo/keto reductase, whose translation is MTDTDDIDLEFVQFGDTGIQTSELQFGTWRFGKETEEGNVEIGEKRAHELLDAYAEAGGRYIDTADVYGGGKSERWIGDWLADRDRERYTVASKIFWQIRDDDPNSWGTNRKNIRHRIDALLDRLGTDYVDVLYIHRWDDSTNTRELLRTLNGLVESGKVHYLGASTLRPDAWKIARANQIARDEGWEPFSVLQPRYNLVDREIEGDYLEMARDEGLAVCPWSPLGQGFLTGKYDREDGLTGESRAAESGRFEEAYLTEENFDVHDELDAVADEVDASPAQTALAWLSHRDGVTAPIVGARTVDQLEENLAAATIDLSDEQVDRLTEAKGGPYAGL